In Gopherus evgoodei ecotype Sinaloan lineage chromosome 10, rGopEvg1_v1.p, whole genome shotgun sequence, a single window of DNA contains:
- the SQOR gene encoding sulfide:quinone oxidoreductase, mitochondrial, whose protein sequence is MSNMGVVSTCFCMRSFVHILRLGVQKMGYSQLHTASRCAAKNHYEVLVLGGGSGGITMSARMKRKVGAENVAVVEPHEKHYYQPMWTLVGAGAKQLATSGRPTASVIPSGVQWIKSRVTELDPDKNCIRLADEKKISYKYLIIALGLQLHYEKIKGLPEGFNYPKIGSNYSVHTVEKTWKALQDFKEGNAIFTFPNTPVKCGGAPQKIMYLSEAYLSKTGKRSKASIIFNTSLGSIFTVQKYANRLLEIIKSRNIAVNYKHNLIEVRADKQEAVFENLDTPGVTEVYQYEMLHVTPPMGPPDVLMNSPVSDAAGWLDVDKETLQHKKYPNVFGIGDCTNLPTSKTAAAIAAQSAVLDKTISSVMKSQLPTKKYDGYTSCPIVTSYNRVILAEFDYNSQPLETFPIDQSKERLLMYYMKADLMPFLYWNGLLKGYWGGPAPIRKLLHLGLK, encoded by the exons ATGTCAAACATGGGAGTGGTGTCCACCTGCTTCTGTATGCGTTCTTTTGTACAcatacttaggctgggagtgCAGAAAATGGGCTACTCCCAACTGCACACTGCATCCAGGTGTGCTGCTAAGAATCACTATGAAGTGCTGGTGCTCGGCGGGGGCAGTGGTGGCATCACCATGAGTGCTCGGATGAAGCGGAAAGTGGGAGCTGAAAATGTGGCAGTTGTTGAACCACATgag AAACATTATTATCAACCCATGTGGACACTAGTTGGCGCTGGTGCAAAACAGTTGGCAACCTCTGGACGTCCGACAGCCAGCGTGATTCCTTCAGGTGTACAATGGATCAAATCTAGAGTTACAGAGTTGGATCCAGACAAGAACTGCATCCGTTTAGCAGATGAGAAAAAG ATATcttacaaatatttgataattgcccttgggcttcagctgcaTTATGAAAAG ATTAAAGGTTTGCCTGAGGGTTTTAATTATCCTAAAATAGGTTCCAATTATTCAGTCCACACGGTAGAGAAAACATGGAAGGCTTTGCAAGACTTCAAGGAAGGAAATGCCATCTTCACTTTTCCAAACACTCCGGTGAAATGTGGAGGGGCTCCTCAGAAAATCATGTACTTGTCAGAGGCCTACTTGAGTAAG ACAGGAAAACGATCCAAAGCCAGCATCATCTTCAATACTTCACTTGGATCAATTTTTACTGTTCAGAAGTATGCTAACAGATTGCTGGAGATAATAAAGAGTAGGAATATTGCTGTTAACTACAAACACAATCTCATCGAGGTTCGAGCAGACAAACAAGAAGCTGTATTTGAGAATTTGGACACACCTGGAGTGACTGAGGTTTATCAG TATGAAATGCTTCATGTCACACCACCTATGGGACCACCTGATGTACTCATGAACAGTCCTGTTTCAGATGCAGCTGGCTGGTTAGACGTAGATAAGGAAACTCTGCAACACAAGAAATACCCCAATGTGTTTGGTATTGGAGACTGCACCAACCTTCCAACATCGAAAACTGCTGCAGCTATAG CTGCCCAGTCTGCAGTGCTTGATAAAACAATTTCTTCAGTAATGAAGAGCCAATTGCCAACTAAAAAG TACGATGGATACACTTCCTGTCCCATTGTAACAAGCTACAATAGAGTGATTCTAGCAGAATTTGACTACAATTCTCAGCCTCTGGAAACATTTCCCATTGACCAGAGTAAGGAGAGACTACTCATGTACTACATGAAAGCTGATCTAATGCCTTTTCTTTACTGGAATGGATTACTAAA